Proteins encoded by one window of Streptomyces sp. ALI-76-A:
- a CDS encoding winged helix-turn-helix domain-containing protein: MTTALPAQATPSDSPLPDMRHLRLVGDTARDGDERNDAAPLVGYLVLVPEGTDPAQLFAKDVTRPEIRPVAYTDTPPVPQTGDGVVRIDPARHVAELDGRELDLTYLEFGLLAHLVLHPHQVHSRDQLMAGIWGYDHIGDGRTVDVHIARLRRKLGRAHRHRIVTVRRVGYKYVPDHQGCPDSAPGHRA; the protein is encoded by the coding sequence ATGACCACGGCACTTCCGGCCCAGGCCACGCCATCGGACTCACCGCTTCCCGACATGCGCCATCTCCGCCTCGTGGGCGACACCGCGCGGGACGGTGACGAGCGAAACGATGCCGCGCCTCTCGTCGGCTACCTCGTGCTCGTTCCCGAGGGCACCGACCCCGCCCAGCTCTTCGCCAAGGACGTGACACGACCGGAGATCCGCCCGGTCGCCTACACGGACACGCCTCCCGTGCCGCAGACCGGCGACGGCGTCGTCCGCATCGATCCCGCGCGCCATGTCGCGGAACTGGACGGACGCGAACTCGACCTCACGTACCTGGAGTTCGGGCTGCTGGCGCACCTGGTTCTGCATCCGCACCAGGTGCACTCGCGCGACCAGCTGATGGCCGGCATCTGGGGCTACGACCACATCGGCGACGGCCGCACCGTGGACGTCCACATCGCGCGGCTGCGCCGCAAGCTGGGCAGGGCCCACCGGCACCGGATCGTCACCGTACGGCGCGTGGGCTACAAGTACGTGCCCGATCACCAAGGGTGCCCCGACAGCGCACCCGGCCACCGAGCTTGA
- a CDS encoding acyl-CoA dehydrogenase family protein — protein MGVATAPSGPASDSDRIGPGRAHWLRVGRETADDLATDAVAREQAGKAPLDEVARLREAGLLTLLVPHESGGGGADWTTAYAVIREIAAADGAIGQLLGCHYFLSWSARLFAEPALAAQVERRSAAEQWCWGGGLARQELPLTLSRKAGGHVLDGRQSYATGVLVADRLAVRAERADTGEPLAVVVDAAHPGVRIDGDADTFGQRLAAGGSVEFDAVPVAAEDVLGSLSADEDMLSPLAALASPVGRLLSVQLLLGMAEGVLAEAREYSRVGHSPWHPDRPARPPQDPQALTVYGELTVLAHSASALAAQARDAVHGGLARGEDLTYDEYAEISVLVAMAEAAASRAAQESTTRALDIVGTRSASSRLGFDRFWRNARTHTLYEPAAHRLRDVGDYFLNGAHPPFVLPV, from the coding sequence ATGGGCGTTGCCACCGCGCCGTCCGGACCCGCCTCGGACTCCGACCGGATCGGGCCCGGCCGCGCGCACTGGCTGCGCGTGGGCCGCGAGACGGCGGACGACCTGGCCACGGACGCGGTGGCCAGGGAGCAGGCGGGCAAGGCCCCGCTGGACGAGGTTGCCCGGCTGCGTGAGGCGGGACTGCTGACGCTCCTCGTACCGCACGAGTCCGGAGGCGGCGGCGCGGACTGGACCACGGCCTACGCCGTCATCCGGGAGATCGCCGCCGCCGACGGCGCGATCGGTCAACTGCTGGGCTGCCACTACTTCCTGTCCTGGAGCGCCCGGTTGTTCGCCGAGCCCGCCCTCGCCGCTCAGGTCGAGCGGCGCTCCGCGGCGGAACAGTGGTGCTGGGGCGGTGGTCTCGCCCGTCAGGAACTGCCGCTGACGCTGTCCAGGAAAGCCGGTGGCCATGTGCTCGACGGCCGGCAGAGCTACGCCACGGGCGTCCTGGTCGCCGACCGCCTCGCCGTGCGCGCCGAGCGGGCCGACACCGGCGAGCCTCTCGCCGTCGTCGTCGACGCCGCCCACCCCGGCGTGCGGATCGACGGCGACGCCGACACCTTCGGGCAGCGGCTCGCGGCCGGTGGGAGCGTGGAGTTCGACGCCGTACCGGTCGCCGCCGAGGACGTCCTCGGTTCCCTGTCCGCGGACGAGGACATGCTGTCACCCCTGGCCGCCCTGGCATCGCCGGTCGGGCGCCTGCTCTCGGTCCAGCTCCTGCTCGGCATGGCGGAGGGAGTGCTCGCCGAAGCCCGTGAGTACAGCAGAGTCGGCCACTCCCCCTGGCACCCGGACCGGCCGGCCCGCCCTCCCCAGGACCCGCAGGCACTGACCGTCTACGGAGAACTCACCGTCCTCGCCCACTCCGCGTCCGCACTCGCCGCCCAGGCACGGGACGCCGTCCACGGCGGGCTGGCGCGCGGCGAAGACCTCACCTATGACGAGTACGCGGAGATCTCCGTGCTCGTGGCCATGGCCGAAGCCGCCGCCTCCCGGGCCGCACAGGAGTCCACCACCCGCGCCCTCGACATCGTCGGCACCCGCTCCGCGTCCTCACGGCTGGGTTTCGACCGCTTCTGGCGCAATGCCCGGACCCACACCCTGTACGAGCCCGCCGCTCACCGGCTGCGTGATGTCGGGGACTATTTCCTCAATGGCGCGCACCCTCCGTTCGTCCTGCCGGTCTGA
- a CDS encoding ABC transporter substrate-binding protein: MAITASTRRQFLSLLGLSAVAVSCGTTAGATSGKGPTKTIRYQGWAGQVILPELAEDLGYLEDVKLDWVGNTISGPQDIQSAATGQVDFGGAFNGAVVKLAANNAPVKAVISYYGSDKYAYNGFYVLEDSPIRSARDLIGKKVGMNTLGAHAEAMLDIYLRRGGLSRAEIGKVEPLVVPPVNTEQTLRQKQIDVAVLGGVLRDKALAAGGIRPLFTDFALLGAFSAGTYVMTDRFLKQNPDTARTFVTAVGRAVEWSRSTPHEEVIARMTDIVKKRGRNEDTAPLKYWRSYGVAEKAGLITGKELKLWIDWLAERGDIKKGQVTLSDLYTNDFNGNAKSPSTAKSGS; the protein is encoded by the coding sequence ATGGCCATTACGGCATCGACCCGACGCCAGTTCCTTTCCCTGCTCGGTCTTTCTGCGGTGGCCGTGAGCTGCGGCACGACCGCCGGAGCCACATCCGGCAAGGGCCCGACCAAGACGATCCGGTACCAGGGCTGGGCGGGCCAGGTGATCCTGCCGGAACTGGCCGAGGACCTCGGCTATCTGGAGGACGTGAAGCTGGACTGGGTCGGCAACACCATCAGCGGGCCGCAGGACATCCAGTCCGCGGCCACGGGCCAGGTCGACTTCGGCGGCGCGTTCAACGGCGCGGTCGTCAAACTGGCGGCGAACAACGCCCCCGTCAAGGCCGTCATCAGCTACTACGGCTCCGACAAGTACGCCTACAACGGCTTCTACGTCCTCGAGGACAGCCCCATCCGCTCGGCCAGGGACCTGATCGGCAAGAAGGTCGGGATGAACACACTGGGAGCGCACGCCGAAGCCATGCTCGACATCTATCTGCGGCGAGGCGGTCTGTCCCGGGCGGAGATCGGCAAGGTCGAGCCACTCGTGGTCCCACCGGTCAACACCGAGCAGACGCTGCGGCAGAAGCAGATCGACGTGGCCGTGCTCGGCGGCGTCCTGCGCGACAAGGCACTGGCGGCCGGGGGCATCCGCCCGCTGTTCACCGACTTCGCACTGCTCGGCGCGTTCAGCGCGGGCACCTACGTGATGACGGACCGCTTCCTGAAGCAGAACCCCGACACGGCCCGGACCTTCGTCACCGCCGTGGGGCGGGCCGTCGAGTGGTCCCGTTCCACTCCGCACGAAGAGGTCATCGCCCGGATGACGGACATCGTGAAGAAGCGCGGCCGCAACGAGGACACCGCACCCCTGAAGTACTGGCGCTCCTACGGCGTCGCCGAGAAGGCGGGTCTGATCACCGGCAAGGAACTCAAGCTGTGGATCGACTGGCTGGCCGAACGCGGTGACATCAAGAAAGGCCAGGTCACCCTGTCCGACCTCTACACCAACGACTTCAACGGCAACGCGAAGTCCCCCTCCACGGCCAAGAGCGGGAGCTGA
- a CDS encoding ABC transporter ATP-binding protein: MPDSTTTPTTPKIVFEDVRKDFTVKDRTRARRASRFTALDGVDLEIAAGEFVVLVGPSGCGKSTLLDLLGGLTRPTGGRILLDGEPVTGPGLDRGIVFQQYALLPWRTAQGNVEFGLEATGVPRRQRPSRAREFLDLVGLSGFEQRHPQELSGGMRQRVAIARSLAYDPDVLLMDEPFAALDAQTRESLQDELLRIWQRTGKTVVFITHSIDEAVYLGQRVAVMTSRPGRIKQIVPVAFDSRTATDDLRSSPEFARHRHTLWSLLRDEVARAQQLEKEEVPA; this comes from the coding sequence ATGCCGGACTCCACCACCACCCCCACCACACCCAAGATCGTGTTCGAGGACGTACGGAAGGACTTCACCGTCAAGGACCGGACAAGGGCGCGACGGGCTTCCCGGTTCACCGCCCTCGACGGCGTCGATCTGGAGATAGCGGCCGGCGAGTTCGTCGTCCTGGTCGGCCCGAGCGGCTGCGGGAAGTCCACGCTGCTGGATCTCCTCGGCGGCCTCACCCGGCCCACCGGCGGACGGATCCTGCTGGACGGCGAACCCGTCACCGGCCCGGGCCTGGACCGGGGCATCGTGTTCCAGCAGTACGCGCTGCTGCCGTGGCGCACGGCGCAGGGCAACGTCGAGTTCGGCCTGGAGGCCACCGGCGTCCCACGGCGTCAACGCCCGTCACGAGCCAGGGAGTTCCTGGACCTGGTCGGCCTGTCCGGGTTCGAGCAGCGCCATCCGCAGGAGCTGTCGGGAGGGATGCGGCAGCGGGTGGCGATCGCCCGCAGCCTCGCCTACGACCCCGACGTCCTGCTGATGGACGAACCGTTCGCCGCGCTGGACGCCCAGACCCGGGAGTCGCTGCAGGACGAACTGCTGCGCATCTGGCAGCGCACCGGCAAGACCGTCGTCTTCATCACGCACAGTATCGACGAGGCCGTCTACCTGGGGCAGCGCGTCGCCGTCATGACATCGAGGCCGGGTCGCATCAAGCAGATCGTGCCGGTCGCCTTCGACTCCCGTACGGCGACGGACGACCTGCGCTCCAGTCCCGAGTTCGCGCGGCACCGGCACACACTCTGGTCGCTGCTGCGCGACGAGGTGGCCAGGGCCCAGCAGTTGGAGAAGGAGGAGGTTCCCGCATGA
- a CDS encoding ABC transporter permease, whose translation MSTTTGTFTEKTTAPGPVSAADSDPASSPAASAPREASPPRVSDVRCTPARLRRAVRGLPYLLLKGATKSVAIVALLLLWETAPRVGLVDRTFLPPFSEVAQAWWGLAADGQLADNARASLVRSFSGFGIAVAVAVPLGLLIGWYRPVADLLGPLLEVFRNTAALALLPVFVLLLGIGETSKISIVVYACTWPILLNTISAVRNVDPTLLKLAKSMNLPAPRLFQKVILPSAVPVMFTGIRLAGAVSILVLVAAEMIGAKAGLGYLINASQYNFAIPQMYAGIITISAIGVAFNQVLVAVERRLSSWRVPAGG comes from the coding sequence ATGAGCACCACGACCGGCACGTTCACCGAGAAGACCACGGCACCGGGCCCGGTGAGCGCCGCCGACTCCGACCCGGCCTCATCCCCCGCCGCCTCCGCGCCACGTGAGGCATCGCCCCCGAGGGTGAGCGACGTCCGCTGCACGCCGGCCCGACTGCGCCGGGCGGTCCGCGGGCTGCCGTACCTGCTGCTCAAGGGGGCGACCAAGTCCGTCGCGATCGTGGCTCTGCTGCTGCTGTGGGAGACCGCACCACGGGTGGGCCTGGTAGACCGGACCTTCCTGCCGCCGTTCAGCGAGGTCGCCCAGGCCTGGTGGGGACTGGCCGCCGACGGTCAGCTCGCCGACAACGCGCGTGCCAGTCTGGTGCGCTCGTTCAGCGGATTCGGTATCGCGGTGGCCGTCGCCGTGCCGCTCGGCCTGCTGATCGGCTGGTACCGGCCGGTCGCCGACCTGCTCGGCCCCCTGCTGGAGGTGTTCCGCAACACCGCGGCGCTGGCCCTGCTGCCGGTGTTCGTCCTGCTGCTGGGCATCGGCGAGACCTCGAAGATCTCCATCGTGGTGTACGCGTGCACCTGGCCGATCCTGCTCAACACCATCAGCGCGGTCCGCAACGTCGACCCGACCCTGCTGAAGCTGGCGAAGTCGATGAACCTGCCCGCGCCGCGCCTGTTCCAGAAGGTCATCCTGCCGTCCGCGGTGCCGGTGATGTTCACCGGCATCCGGCTGGCCGGAGCGGTGTCGATCCTGGTGCTGGTCGCCGCCGAGATGATCGGCGCGAAGGCGGGCCTCGGCTATCTGATCAACGCCTCGCAGTACAACTTCGCGATCCCGCAGATGTACGCGGGCATCATCACGATCTCCGCCATCGGCGTGGCGTTCAACCAGGTCCTGGTGGCCGTGGAACGACGGCTCAGCTCCTGGCGCGTACCGGCCGGCGGCTGA
- a CDS encoding LLM class flavin-dependent oxidoreductase, producing the protein MTASSPRRLHLNAFLMNAGHHDAAWRHPRTQPERVTDLRYFQQLARTAERGLLDSVFLADGLALWGKVRHNALGGFEPLTLLSALAAVTEHVGLIATVSTTFNEPFHTARKFASLDHISGGRAGWNIVTSGTVNEARNFGQDDHLEHGLRYERAREFVEVATKLWDSWEDDAILLDRERGVYADTDKVREINHRGEYFGVQGPLNVPRTPQGYPLLVQAGSSEDGKEFAAQYAEAVFTAQQTLADGQAFYKDLKSRLARHGRTEDQLLVLPGIAPVIGSTEAEARALEQELTDLQVPEYGLAQLSGMLGTDLTGLPLDGPLPELPEERDINGNKSRFTLVAELARRDGLTLREVIARLGAGRGHRVFAGTPEQVADQLEEWFTQGAADGFNIMPPYLPGGLEDFVDQVVPILQRRGLFRTEYTGRTLRENYGLARPANRLAAAATAPGRAV; encoded by the coding sequence ATGACCGCGTCCAGCCCCCGTCGGCTCCACCTCAACGCCTTCCTCATGAACGCCGGCCACCACGACGCCGCCTGGCGTCACCCCCGCACCCAGCCCGAACGGGTCACGGACCTGCGCTACTTCCAGCAGCTCGCGCGGACCGCCGAGCGCGGCCTGCTCGACTCGGTCTTCCTCGCCGACGGCCTCGCTCTGTGGGGCAAGGTCCGGCACAACGCGCTCGGCGGCTTCGAACCGCTCACCCTGCTGTCCGCCCTGGCGGCCGTCACCGAACACGTCGGCCTGATCGCCACCGTCTCCACCACCTTCAACGAGCCCTTCCACACCGCCCGCAAGTTCGCCTCCCTGGACCACATCAGCGGCGGCCGGGCGGGCTGGAACATCGTCACCTCCGGCACCGTGAACGAGGCCCGCAACTTCGGGCAGGACGATCACCTTGAGCACGGGCTGCGCTACGAGCGGGCACGGGAGTTCGTCGAGGTCGCCACCAAGCTGTGGGACAGCTGGGAGGACGACGCGATCCTGCTCGACCGTGAGCGTGGCGTCTACGCCGACACCGACAAGGTGCGGGAGATCAACCACCGCGGGGAGTACTTCGGGGTGCAAGGCCCCCTGAACGTACCGCGCACTCCCCAGGGGTACCCGCTGCTGGTGCAGGCCGGTTCGTCGGAGGACGGCAAGGAGTTCGCCGCCCAGTACGCCGAGGCCGTCTTCACCGCCCAGCAGACCCTCGCCGACGGCCAGGCCTTCTACAAGGACCTCAAGTCCCGGCTCGCTCGCCATGGCCGCACAGAGGACCAGTTGCTGGTGCTGCCGGGCATCGCCCCGGTCATCGGCTCGACGGAGGCGGAAGCCCGAGCCCTGGAACAGGAGTTGACCGACCTTCAGGTGCCCGAGTACGGGCTCGCCCAGCTGTCCGGCATGCTCGGCACCGACCTGACCGGGCTGCCGCTGGACGGCCCGCTGCCCGAACTCCCCGAGGAACGCGACATCAACGGCAACAAGAGCCGCTTCACACTCGTCGCCGAACTCGCCCGCCGCGACGGCCTCACCCTGCGCGAGGTGATCGCCCGCCTCGGCGCCGGCCGCGGTCACCGGGTGTTCGCAGGCACCCCCGAGCAGGTGGCCGACCAGCTGGAGGAGTGGTTCACCCAGGGTGCCGCCGACGGCTTCAACATCATGCCGCCTTATCTGCCGGGCGGTCTGGAGGACTTCGTCGACCAGGTGGTGCCGATCCTGCAGCGGCGCGGTCTGTTCCGCACCGAGTACACCGGCCGCACCCTGCGCGAGAACTACGGCCTGGCCCGCCCCGCCAACCGGCTGGCTGCGGCGGCCACAGCCCCGGGGCGGGCCGTGTGA
- a CDS encoding putative leader peptide, whose protein sequence is MGTVEHAARSRPLLTSRRHIDLGRTSSAICRPFCRRRT, encoded by the coding sequence ATGGGAACGGTCGAGCACGCGGCCCGGTCGCGGCCCCTTCTGACCTCGCGTCGTCACATCGATCTCGGCCGTACGTCCAGCGCCATCTGTCGGCCCTTCTGCCGCCGCAGGACCTGA
- a CDS encoding ABC transporter substrate-binding protein, with protein sequence MSAARPLTALRTLAAVAALPLLLTACGYGSQSTDDGKQAEVAAGAKKLSADEVKIGYFPNLTHGTALVGIQKGLLQKELGGTTIKAATFNAGPSEIEALNAGSIDIGWIGPSPAINGYTKSGGKNLRIIGGSASGGVKLVVNPDKIKTLNDLKGKKIATPQLGNTQDVAFLNWIAEKGWKVDAESGKGDVSVVRTDNKITPDAYKSGSIDGAWVPEPTASKLVTEGAKVLLDEADLWPDKKFVITNIIVRQDFLKKHPDVVEAVLRGSVKTNEWINANPEEAKAAANKALKEESGKALPAGVIDPAWKSITFLDDPLAATLNAEAEHAVKAGLLEEPDLKGIYDLAPLNKVLKAAGKDEVDDAGLGAE encoded by the coding sequence GTGTCTGCCGCAAGACCGCTCACCGCCCTGCGCACCCTCGCCGCCGTCGCCGCGCTTCCCCTCCTGCTCACCGCGTGCGGCTACGGTTCCCAGTCCACTGACGACGGCAAGCAGGCCGAGGTCGCGGCGGGCGCCAAGAAGCTCTCCGCCGACGAGGTGAAGATCGGTTACTTTCCCAACCTCACGCACGGCACCGCGCTGGTGGGCATCCAGAAGGGTCTCCTGCAGAAGGAGCTCGGCGGCACCACGATCAAGGCGGCCACCTTCAACGCCGGCCCCTCCGAGATCGAGGCGCTGAACGCCGGTTCCATCGACATCGGCTGGATCGGCCCCTCCCCCGCGATCAACGGCTACACCAAGTCCGGCGGCAAGAACCTGCGCATCATCGGCGGTTCCGCCTCCGGCGGGGTGAAGCTCGTCGTCAACCCGGACAAGATCAAGACACTGAACGATCTCAAGGGCAAGAAGATCGCGACCCCGCAGCTCGGCAACACCCAGGACGTCGCGTTCCTCAACTGGATCGCGGAGAAGGGCTGGAAGGTCGACGCGGAGAGCGGCAAGGGCGACGTCTCCGTCGTCCGCACCGACAACAAGATCACCCCGGACGCCTACAAGTCCGGCTCCATCGACGGCGCCTGGGTACCGGAGCCGACCGCGTCCAAGCTGGTCACCGAGGGCGCGAAGGTGCTGCTGGACGAGGCCGACCTGTGGCCGGACAAGAAGTTCGTGATCACGAACATCATCGTGCGCCAGGACTTCCTCAAGAAGCACCCGGACGTCGTCGAGGCCGTGCTGCGCGGCTCGGTCAAGACCAACGAGTGGATCAACGCCAACCCGGAGGAGGCCAAGGCCGCCGCCAACAAGGCGCTGAAGGAGGAGTCCGGCAAGGCCCTGCCCGCCGGGGTCATCGACCCGGCCTGGAAGTCGATCACCTTCCTCGACGACCCGCTGGCCGCCACCCTGAACGCCGAGGCGGAGCACGCGGTGAAGGCCGGTCTGCTGGAGGAGCCCGACCTGAAGGGCATCTACGACCTCGCACCGCTCAACAAGGTCCTCAAGGCCGCGGGCAAGGACGAGGTCGACGACGCCGGTCTCGGCGCCGAGTAA
- a CDS encoding ABC transporter ATP-binding protein yields MATAIAKAAENTTAVTPAVRIEHVSKSFPAPGTPGGQQLVLDDITLDVTPGEFVTLLGASGCGKSTLLNLAAGLDRPSAGSIATDGRPALMFQEHALFPWLTAGKNIELALKLRGVAKPERRPEAERLLELVRLRGAHGKRVHELSGGMRQRVALARALAQDSRLLLMDEPFAALDAITRDVLHDELTRIWGETGVSVLFVTHNVREAVKLAQRVVLLSSRPGRIAREWTVDIPQPRRIEDSAVAELSVEITEELRREIRRHGQH; encoded by the coding sequence ATGGCCACTGCGATCGCCAAGGCTGCCGAGAACACCACGGCGGTGACACCCGCCGTCCGCATCGAGCACGTCTCGAAGTCCTTCCCCGCGCCGGGCACGCCCGGCGGACAGCAGCTCGTACTGGACGACATCACGCTCGACGTCACACCGGGCGAGTTCGTCACCCTCCTGGGGGCCTCCGGCTGCGGCAAGTCCACCCTGCTCAACCTGGCCGCGGGACTGGACCGGCCGTCCGCCGGCTCGATCGCCACGGACGGCCGACCCGCCCTGATGTTCCAGGAGCACGCGCTGTTCCCGTGGCTGACCGCGGGCAAGAACATCGAACTCGCGCTGAAGCTGCGCGGGGTCGCCAAGCCGGAACGCCGGCCGGAGGCGGAGCGGCTGCTGGAACTCGTACGCCTGCGGGGCGCCCACGGCAAGCGGGTGCACGAGCTGTCGGGCGGTATGCGGCAGCGCGTCGCCCTGGCCCGAGCGCTGGCCCAGGACAGCCGGCTGCTGCTGATGGACGAGCCGTTCGCCGCGCTGGACGCCATCACCCGTGACGTCCTGCACGACGAGCTGACCCGCATCTGGGGTGAGACAGGCGTGTCGGTGCTGTTCGTCACGCACAACGTGCGGGAGGCGGTGAAGCTCGCGCAGCGGGTGGTGCTGCTGTCCTCGCGGCCGGGGAGGATCGCGCGGGAGTGGACGGTCGACATCCCGCAGCCGCGCCGCATCGAGGACAGCGCGGTCGCCGAACTGTCCGTCGAGATCACCGAAGAACTGCGTAGGGAGATCCGCCGCCATGGCCAGCACTGA
- a CDS encoding ABC transporter permease, producing the protein MASTDTGVDTTDDNAKDRSSAAGKPHAAAPDTQDLAGLEAGLDALETVQTARTPLRETLLRKALPPLTAIALVLLAWQLLVWLEAAPAYKLPAPSAVWDEVTDAWLQGTLVEYIWTSVSRGLLGFLMALAIGTPLGLLVARVTFVRAAIGPILSGLQSLPSVAWVPPAVLWLGLNNSMMYAVILLGAVPSIANGLVAGIDQIPPLFLRAGKTLGATGVRGAWHIVMPGALPGYLAGLKQGWAFSWRSLMAAEIIASSPDLGVGLGQLLENGRNNASMSQVFLAIFLILLVGIAIDLLIFSPVERRVLRGRGLLVTR; encoded by the coding sequence ATGGCCAGCACTGACACCGGCGTCGACACGACGGACGACAACGCGAAGGACCGCTCGTCGGCGGCCGGAAAGCCCCACGCGGCGGCGCCGGACACGCAGGATCTGGCGGGGCTGGAGGCCGGGCTCGACGCACTGGAGACGGTACAGACCGCTCGTACACCGCTGCGCGAGACCCTGCTGCGCAAGGCGCTGCCGCCCCTCACCGCCATCGCGCTGGTGCTGCTGGCCTGGCAGCTCCTCGTGTGGCTGGAGGCCGCCCCCGCCTACAAGCTGCCGGCGCCGTCCGCGGTGTGGGACGAGGTGACCGACGCGTGGCTGCAGGGCACCCTTGTCGAGTACATCTGGACCAGCGTCTCGCGCGGTCTGCTCGGCTTCCTCATGGCGCTCGCCATCGGCACACCGCTGGGCCTGCTGGTCGCCCGGGTGACCTTCGTCCGGGCGGCCATCGGCCCCATCCTGTCCGGCCTGCAGTCGCTGCCGTCGGTGGCCTGGGTGCCCCCCGCCGTGCTCTGGCTGGGTCTCAACAACTCGATGATGTACGCCGTGATCCTGCTCGGCGCGGTCCCCTCCATCGCCAACGGCCTCGTCGCGGGTATCGACCAGATCCCGCCCCTGTTCCTGCGCGCCGGAAAGACACTGGGCGCGACCGGGGTGCGCGGGGCCTGGCACATCGTGATGCCGGGGGCGCTGCCCGGCTATCTGGCGGGGCTGAAGCAGGGCTGGGCGTTCTCCTGGCGGTCCCTGATGGCCGCCGAGATCATCGCCTCCTCGCCCGATCTGGGTGTCGGCCTCGGCCAGTTGCTGGAGAACGGGCGGAACAACGCCAGCATGTCGCAGGTGTTCCTGGCCATCTTCCTGATCCTGCTCGTCGGCATCGCCATCGACCTGCTGATCTTCAGCCCGGTGGAACGGCGGGTGCTGCGCGGCCGCGGCCTGCTCGTCACCCGCTGA
- a CDS encoding MerR family transcriptional regulator has product MTADDSYDRLDDDDYPAYTMGRAAEMLGTTQGFLRAIGEARLITPLRSPGGHRRYSRYQLRIAARARELVDHGTPIEAACRIIILEDQLEEAQRLNAEYRSAAESANPTAAA; this is encoded by the coding sequence GTGACCGCAGACGACTCGTACGACCGTCTCGACGATGACGACTACCCGGCCTACACGATGGGCCGGGCCGCCGAGATGCTCGGCACCACCCAGGGCTTCCTCCGCGCCATCGGCGAAGCCCGCCTCATCACCCCGCTCCGTTCCCCCGGCGGCCACCGCCGTTACTCCCGCTACCAGCTGCGCATCGCCGCCCGCGCCAGGGAACTCGTCGACCACGGCACCCCCATCGAGGCCGCGTGCCGCATCATCATCCTCGAGGACCAGCTCGAAGAAGCCCAGCGCCTCAACGCCGAGTACCGCAGCGCCGCGGAATCGGCGAACCCGACGGCCGCGGCCTGA
- a CDS encoding STAS domain-containing protein gives MTDPHRAARPDHLSVDHTTVGDSKVVTVRGEIDHEVKDILTDALLASADTAPPRVVVDLSGVTFMDSSGINVFVTVHRAVSDAQGWLRIAGAQESVLRILELVGLDEIIPCHPTVEQALNA, from the coding sequence GTGACAGACCCGCACAGAGCAGCCCGGCCCGACCACCTGTCGGTCGACCACACCACCGTCGGCGACAGCAAGGTGGTCACCGTGCGCGGTGAGATCGACCACGAAGTCAAGGACATCCTCACCGACGCCCTACTGGCCTCCGCCGACACGGCGCCGCCACGCGTCGTGGTGGACCTCAGCGGGGTGACGTTCATGGACTCCAGCGGCATCAACGTCTTCGTCACCGTCCACCGGGCCGTGAGCGACGCTCAGGGCTGGCTGCGTATCGCCGGCGCCCAGGAATCCGTACTCCGCATCCTTGAGCTCGTCGGCCTGGACGAGATCATCCCCTGCCATCCCACCGTCGAGCAGGCCCTGAACGCCTAG
- a CDS encoding ANTAR domain-containing protein yields MTTSRVPGASPDGTRDDATNARLAQENAQLRQAVNSHATVDQAIGVLTAIHRLVPAAGFDVLREISQRTNTKLHTVAETVIAWALGQPLPDAVGRELEAAVRRRSDERRAPDSGAGRPDGAPPARDSATG; encoded by the coding sequence ATGACGACCTCCCGCGTGCCGGGCGCTTCGCCCGACGGCACACGTGACGACGCCACGAACGCCCGTCTGGCACAGGAGAACGCCCAGCTTCGGCAAGCCGTCAACTCCCACGCGACGGTGGACCAGGCCATCGGCGTCCTCACCGCGATCCACCGGCTCGTGCCGGCCGCCGGGTTCGATGTGCTGCGCGAGATCTCCCAGCGCACCAACACCAAACTGCACACCGTGGCCGAGACGGTGATCGCCTGGGCGCTGGGACAGCCGTTGCCGGACGCGGTGGGCCGGGAGCTGGAGGCGGCCGTGCGGCGGCGGTCGGACGAGCGGCGCGCTCCGGACTCGGGGGCCGGGCGGCCGGACGGAGCGCCGCCGGCCCGGGACAGCGCGACCGGCTAG